Genomic window (Mycolicibacterium smegmatis):
GCCGAGAGCCTGCGATTGCTGGCGACCCTGGAACCCGACGTGGTGATCTCCAGCGCGTTCGGCGGCGCGGCGGTCAGCACGATCGACGACCGCCCGTGGGCGCGTTGCGTCGACGAGGCGATGGGCAGCCTCGCCGCCTGACTCGGCGATCGGCCGCCGAATACAGGTATTCCCCTACTCTAGGGACCGGGCCGCATCCGGCCGATACTTCGCAGAAGGGCCCACCCGGGCCTTCGAACGGAGGTCGGCCATGGCCGGACAGGCAGTCGTTCTGGGTGCCAGCATGAGCGGTCTGTTGGCCGCGCGGGTGCTCGCGGACCACTTCGACACCGTCGCCGTGGTGGAACGTGACGTGCTGCCCGACGGCACCGACCAGCGACGCGGGGTCCCGCAGGGCCGGCATGTCCACGGCCTGCTCTGTGCGGGCGCGTCGGCACTCGACGCGTTGTTCCCGGGCTTCCTCGACGAACTGGCCGCCGACGGGGCGACCAGGCTCGACGAGCGCGGCGCCCACCGGCTGTCGATGATGTTCGGCGGTCATCCCCTGCACTTCCCCATGAGCTTCACCCGCCCGCTGGTGTCGTACCTGTGCAGTCGCCCATTCCTGGAAACACATGTGCGCCAACGAGTTCGCTCGACCGGCAACATCCAGATCCTCGACGGCCACGACGTCGCCGACATGACGATGTCCGGCGACGGCCGACGCGTCTCCGGCGTGCGGATCGCCGACCGGGCCGGCGGTGCCGAACAGACGCTGGACGCCGACCTGGTGGTGGACGCCACGGGGCGGTCCGCGCGGACCCCGGCCTTCCTCGAACGCCACGGTTATCCACGTCCGGTCGAGGAGCGGATCGCGATCCAGGTCGCGTACTCGAGCCAACTGCTACGAATCCCCCGCGATGCCGTCGAGCAGAGATTGTTCTTGATCGCACCGGCACCCGAGCTGGCCGCCGCCGCGGCGCTGTTCGCCTACGAGAACGACACCTGGATGTTCACCGCGGTGGGTCTGACGGGAAACGACCCGCCGACCGATCCCGACGGCATGCGGGCGTTCGTCGCGCCGTTCGCACCGCAGGCGTTGCGTGCCGCACTCGACGCCGCGCAGCCACTGAGCCAGGTGTCCGGTTACCGCTATCCCGCCAGCGTACGTAGACGGTACGACCGGATACGCCGCTTTCCTCTCGGACTGCTGGTGACCGGCGACGCGATCTGCAGCTTCAATCCGGCCTACGGCCAAGGCATGTCGGTGGCGGCGCTCGAAGCACTCATCCTGCGTGACTGCCTGGAATCCGGAACCCGCGACCTGCACCGGCGTTTCCAGCATTCGGCGGCGAAACTGCTCGACCGGGTGTGGCAGATGGCCGCGGGTGCCGACCTCACCTTCCCTCAGGTCGAAGGGCCGCGACCGGTGTCCATCCGTCTCAACAACTGGTACACCGACCGCGTACTGACCGCAGCAGAGAGCGACACGACGGTCAGCGAGGCGTTCTTCCGGGTGATGAACCTCGTCGACCCGCCGACCCGGCTGCTGCGGCCGTCGGTCCTCGCGCGGTCGATCGCCGCCCGGTCACACCGTGCCCCTGCGACGGCGACAGGCCAGCTGAGCGCGGCCCCCGGGGGTCACGAGCGACCGCTAGTCGCTCTCGCCGCGCAGGGCGCGCCGCAGCAGGTGCATGGCCACGGTGGTGGACCGTTCCCGGATGTCGGAGCGGTTTCCCGGCAGCAGCAGCGTGCGGGTGATCGACGCACCCTCCGCGCGCACAGCGAAACACACTGTGCCGACCGGTTTTTCCGTGGAACCTCCGCCTGGTCCCGCGATTCCGGTGATCGCGACCGCGGTGTCGGCCTCGAAGTGGTGCATGGCGCCGGTGGCCATCGCCTTGGCAACGGGTTCGGAGACCGCACCGTGCTCGGCGATCAGCACCGGGTCGACGTTCAGCATCTCGGCCTTGGGGGTGTTGGCATAGGCGACGATGCCGCCCATCATGTACTGCGACGCTCCGGGCTGATCGGTCAGGCGGGCGGCCAGGAGCCCTGCCGTGCAGGATTCGGCGGTCGCGATGTGCCGGCCGACCAGCAGCGCGGCCACCTGCTGGTCGACGGTCGAACCGTCCTCGGAGTACACCGCGTCGCCGTGGCGATCACGCAGAACGTCGAGCAGTTGCCCGTACGCGTCGGCGGCGGCGGGTTCGTAGCGCGTGACGATCTCCAGTTCGCCGCGCCGCAGGCATGTGGTGATCTCCAGTTGGTCGAACCCGGCGATCGACTGCTCGGCGTCCCGCAGGGTCTCGGCGAGCCCGGACTCGGCGAGGCCGAACATCCGGATCATCTCCTGGCGGTACACCGTGCGGCCGGCGATCGCCTGGCGCACGGGTTCGGTGTCGACCGCACGCAACCACATGGGCTGCAACTCGCGTGGCGGACCGGGCAGCACGACGACAGTCGGGCTGCCGGGGCTCCCCTGCACCACGACGCCCGGAGCGGTGCCGACCGGTTCCAGGATCTCAGCTCCTTGCGGAATCAGCGCCTGCTTGCGGTTGGCGGTGCGCACGGCCTCGAAGTTCTCCTCGGACAGGTTCCGGCCCGCGGTCAACCGGCGCAGGATCGCAGCGATCCGCTCCTCGAGTGCCGCGTCGAGGACGAGTTCACGGCCACAGAACTCGGCGACCGTGGCCACCGTGAGGTCGTCGGCCGTGGGTCCGAGCCCGCCACTGGTGATGATCAGGTCGACGCACTCGTCGGCCAGGAACTTGAGCTGGGCGGCGATGTCGCCGGGGCGGTCGCCGCAGATCGTGATGTGTGCCAACTCAACGCCCAGCTCGAGAAGCTGGTCGGCCAGCCACGGGCCGTTGAGATCCTGGATCCGGCCGGTGAGGACCTCGGTTCCGGTGATGACGATGCCTGCACGTGCGCTCACGACGTGCACACTACGCACCGGGCAGATGCTCGTCGGCCGGTACAGGCCCGCGAGTCGGTCAGAATCCGTATCCCAGCTCTGCGGGCACATCGCCGGCGAAGGCCGCACCGAACTGTTGCAGCAGTTCGGAGTCCTTGCTGCGCAACCGGTTCGCCGCGGCGAATCCGTCGACGCGGTGTGCACCGAGATAGAGACCGCCGAGCACGTCGAGATCGATCTCGATGTCGGCCGGGGCATCCGTCGGCGTGCACCGCGCCCGGCCGCCGCTGATCTGCAGTGCGAAACGTCCACCGTCGCTGCGGAACCCGTCGGCGACGTCGAGCACGACGTCCAGATCGGCTTGGTAGCGGCGCGCTTCCAGTGCGGCGGGGACGTTCATGATGCGGATCCACAGGTCGTCGGCGCTGGCGGTGACCTGCGCCTGCCGTGGGTCGGTGAGCAGGTACGGCAACGGATCGTGGGGGTGCGTGCCGATGCTCACGCGGTCGATCAGATCGAGCCCCAGCAACGCGCGCCACAGCGCCGCGTGCGCGTCGGCGGTCACCGCGGTCAACTCGACGACGTGTGCCGATCTCCGGCCGTCCGGACCCCGGTCGACGCGGTAGAGCGCGTAACCGTCCTGGTGGCCGAACGCGAACAACTCGCCGCCACCGCGCCGCGACTCCGGCCGGTCGGCCAGCAGGTCGTCCCACAACGCATCGGGGCGCACCAAACCGCCAGGTGTGCGACGGCGCCAGCGGTCGTAGATGTCGGCGAGGCCGTCGCGGTGATCGGCAGGCACCAGCATCCGGACACCGCCCGGGTCGGGGGCCGCGGGATGGAATTGCGCGAGGCGCCGGTCGACCGACACGTGCTGCTCGATGGTCGCGACACCGTAGCCGAAGCGGCCGTAGATACCGCCCTCACTCGCGGTCAGCACGGCCAGTGGATAACCGGCGCGTGCGATGCGGTCGTGCAGTTCGGTGTACATCGCGCGCAGCACGCCCCGTCGGCGGTGTGTGGGTGCGACGGCCACGAAGCTGATACCGGCGACCGG
Coding sequences:
- a CDS encoding competence/damage-inducible protein A, whose translation is MSARAGIVITGTEVLTGRIQDLNGPWLADQLLELGVELAHITICGDRPGDIAAQLKFLADECVDLIITSGGLGPTADDLTVATVAEFCGRELVLDAALEERIAAILRRLTAGRNLSEENFEAVRTANRKQALIPQGAEILEPVGTAPGVVVQGSPGSPTVVVLPGPPRELQPMWLRAVDTEPVRQAIAGRTVYRQEMIRMFGLAESGLAETLRDAEQSIAGFDQLEITTCLRRGELEIVTRYEPAAADAYGQLLDVLRDRHGDAVYSEDGSTVDQQVAALLVGRHIATAESCTAGLLAARLTDQPGASQYMMGGIVAYANTPKAEMLNVDPVLIAEHGAVSEPVAKAMATGAMHHFEADTAVAITGIAGPGGGSTEKPVGTVCFAVRAEGASITRTLLLPGNRSDIRERSTTVAMHLLRRALRGESD
- a CDS encoding enhanced intracellular survival protein Eis, with the translated sequence MITPRTLHTITDDDWTRIALLARFAFGDIEPEQTQAAWRSMVPADATVVVPDETDDAFVGQSLYLDMQLTVPGGEVLPVAGISFVAVAPTHRRRGVLRAMYTELHDRIARAGYPLAVLTASEGGIYGRFGYGVATIEQHVSVDRRLAQFHPAAPDPGGVRMLVPADHRDGLADIYDRWRRRTPGGLVRPDALWDDLLADRPESRRGGGELFAFGHQDGYALYRVDRGPDGRRSAHVVELTAVTADAHAALWRALLGLDLIDRVSIGTHPHDPLPYLLTDPRQAQVTASADDLWIRIMNVPAALEARRYQADLDVVLDVADGFRSDGGRFALQISGGRARCTPTDAPADIEIDLDVLGGLYLGAHRVDGFAAANRLRSKDSELLQQFGAAFAGDVPAELGYGF